The Pantoea phytobeneficialis genome has a segment encoding these proteins:
- the punR gene encoding DNA-binding transcriptional activator PunR, whose translation MWSEYALEVVDAVARSGSFSAAAQELHRVPSAISYTVRQLETWLAVPLFERQHREVVLTAAGEHFVREGRSVIKKMLATRRQCQQLANGWRGQLSIAVDCIVKPHRTRQLVKDFYRHFPDMELIISYEVFNGVWDALADGRVDVAIGATQAIPVGGRFAFQDMGALNWRCVVSPDHPLAKSTLLDDETLRAWPSLVLEDTSRALPRRMTWTLDNQRRLVVPEWETGVDCLLAGLCVGMVPGHLARPLLDSGALTELPLPTPFPDSPCCVSWSEQRNSPALGWLLSYLGDAETLNYEWLSETET comes from the coding sequence ATGTGGTCTGAATATGCGCTTGAAGTGGTAGATGCGGTGGCCCGCAGCGGTAGTTTTAGTGCGGCAGCACAAGAGTTACATCGGGTGCCTTCTGCCATCAGCTACACGGTACGGCAGCTCGAAACCTGGCTGGCGGTGCCGTTGTTCGAACGTCAGCATCGGGAAGTGGTGCTGACGGCAGCCGGGGAGCATTTTGTCCGGGAAGGGCGTAGTGTTATCAAAAAAATGCTGGCGACGCGGCGGCAGTGCCAGCAGTTGGCAAATGGCTGGCGTGGTCAGCTGAGTATCGCGGTGGATTGCATCGTTAAACCTCATCGCACCCGACAACTGGTGAAGGATTTCTACCGCCACTTTCCCGACATGGAGCTGATTATCAGTTATGAAGTGTTTAATGGTGTCTGGGATGCACTGGCCGATGGGCGGGTCGATGTAGCGATTGGGGCCACTCAGGCGATCCCGGTCGGTGGGCGTTTTGCCTTTCAGGATATGGGCGCGTTGAACTGGCGCTGCGTGGTCAGCCCCGATCATCCGTTGGCAAAAAGTACCTTGTTGGATGACGAGACGTTGCGGGCCTGGCCTTCTCTGGTGCTGGAAGACACTTCGCGGGCGTTGCCGCGGCGCATGACCTGGACGTTGGATAATCAACGCCGGCTGGTGGTGCCGGAATGGGAAACCGGCGTCGACTGCCTGCTGGCGGGACTTTGCGTGGGGATGGTGCCGGGCCATTTAGCCCGGCCATTACTGGATAGCGGAGCATTAACCGAGTTACCGTTACCCACGCCGTTCCCGGATAGCCCATGCTGCGTCAGTTGGTCGGAACAACGGAACTCGCCAGCTCTGGGTTGGTTGCTGAGTTATCTCGGCGATGCCGAAACGCTCAACTATGAATGGTTGAGCGAAACGGAAACCTAG
- the cfa gene encoding cyclopropane fatty acyl phospholipid synthase: MSSSCIEEVSLEENHWFRIAHELLERADIAINGTRPWDIQVKHPDFFKRVLQEGSLGLGESYMDGWWDCENLDMFFHRVLKHHLDQQLPHHFKDTLRIAAARLTNLQSKKRAWIVGKEHYDLGNDLFSLMLDPFMQYSCGYWKEAETLEQAQQDKLDMICRKLQLKPGMTLLDIGCGWGGLAEFAARNYGVKVHGVTISAEQQKMAQERCAGLDVTILLQDYRDLNLQVDRIVSVGMFEHVGPKNYATYFEVADRNLKPDGIFLLHTIGAIKTDMNVDPWIDKYIFPNGCLPSVRQIANASESHFVMEDWHNFGADYDTTLMAWHARFLDAWPQLAEKYGDRFKRMFSYYLNACAGAFRARDIQLWQVVFSRGAEGGLRVAR, encoded by the coding sequence ATGAGTTCATCGTGTATAGAAGAAGTGAGCCTTGAAGAAAACCACTGGTTTCGTATCGCCCATGAATTACTGGAACGGGCTGATATTGCCATTAATGGCACTCGCCCCTGGGATATTCAGGTTAAGCATCCGGATTTTTTTAAACGGGTCCTGCAAGAAGGTTCATTGGGCTTAGGTGAAAGCTATATGGACGGTTGGTGGGACTGTGAAAATCTCGACATGTTTTTCCACCGCGTACTGAAGCACCACCTGGATCAACAATTACCGCATCATTTTAAAGACACGTTGCGTATCGCAGCCGCGCGTCTGACCAATTTACAATCGAAAAAACGCGCCTGGATTGTCGGTAAAGAGCATTACGATCTTGGAAACGACCTGTTTTCTCTGATGCTTGATCCCTTTATGCAGTACTCCTGTGGTTACTGGAAAGAGGCCGAGACGCTGGAACAGGCGCAACAAGACAAACTCGATATGATTTGCCGCAAGCTGCAACTGAAACCCGGCATGACATTGCTTGATATTGGTTGTGGTTGGGGTGGACTGGCAGAGTTTGCCGCACGCAATTATGGCGTGAAAGTGCATGGTGTCACCATTTCGGCAGAGCAACAGAAGATGGCACAGGAGCGTTGTGCCGGTCTGGACGTCACCATTCTGTTGCAGGATTATCGCGACCTGAATCTGCAAGTTGACCGTATCGTTTCAGTCGGCATGTTCGAACATGTCGGTCCCAAAAATTACGCGACCTATTTTGAGGTGGCCGATCGTAATTTGAAGCCGGACGGTATTTTCCTGCTGCATACCATTGGGGCAATTAAAACCGATATGAATGTTGACCCCTGGATCGATAAATATATCTTCCCGAATGGTTGCCTGCCCTCCGTACGCCAGATTGCTAATGCCAGTGAGTCACATTTTGTGATGGAAGATTGGCACAATTTCGGCGCGGATTATGACACCACGCTAATGGCCTGGCATGCGCGTTTTCTTGACGCCTGGCCGCAGCTGGCAGAAAAATACGGTGATCGTTTTAAACGCATGTTCAGCTATTATCTCAATGCCTGCGCTGGTGCATTCCGCGCGCGTGATATTCAGCTGTGGCAAGTGGTTTTCAGCCGTGGGGCTGAGGGCGGCCTGCGCGTCGCGCGTTAA
- the rnt gene encoding ribonuclease T, with protein sequence MSESNALNALHQRFRGFYPVVIDVETAGFNAKTDALLEIAATTLKMDDDGWLHCDETLHFNVEPFEGAILNPEALAFTGIDPSNPLRGAVSEYDALHAIFKMVRKGMKDSHCNRAIIVAHNATFDHNFLMAAAERVSLKRNPFHPFATFDTAALSGLVLGQTVLAKACKAAGMDFDSTQAHSALYDTEQTAILFCELVNRWKRLGGWPLAFSDELSEEDSAE encoded by the coding sequence ATGTCTGAATCGAACGCCTTAAACGCTCTCCATCAACGCTTTCGCGGCTTTTATCCCGTGGTGATCGACGTCGAAACTGCCGGTTTTAATGCCAAAACCGATGCCCTGTTAGAAATTGCCGCCACTACTCTGAAGATGGATGATGACGGCTGGCTGCATTGTGATGAGACGCTTCATTTCAACGTTGAACCTTTTGAAGGCGCGATTCTTAACCCGGAAGCACTGGCATTTACCGGGATTGATCCCAGCAACCCGTTGCGTGGCGCAGTGAGCGAGTATGATGCGCTGCATGCCATTTTTAAGATGGTGCGCAAAGGGATGAAAGACAGCCATTGTAATCGTGCGATTATCGTGGCGCACAATGCCACCTTTGATCACAACTTCCTGATGGCGGCTGCGGAACGCGTGAGTCTGAAGCGTAATCCATTCCATCCGTTTGCCACTTTCGACACTGCGGCATTAAGTGGATTGGTATTGGGTCAGACGGTGCTGGCAAAAGCCTGTAAAGCGGCAGGGATGGATTTTGATAGCACCCAGGCGCATTCCGCCCTGTACGATACCGAACAAACCGCCATCCTGTTTTGCGAGTTAGTGAACCGTTGGAAACGTCTGGGGGGCTGGCCACTGGCGTTCAGTGACGAACTGTCGGAAGAAGACTCCGCCGAGTGA
- a CDS encoding Grx4 family monothiol glutaredoxin, with protein MSTVEKIQRQIAENPILLYMKGSPKLPSCGFSAQAVQALSACGERFAYVDILQNPDIRAELPKYANWPTFPQLWVDGELVGGCDIIVEMFQRGELQPLIKETAEKYKEAE; from the coding sequence ATGAGTACTGTTGAGAAAATCCAGCGCCAGATCGCAGAAAACCCGATCCTGCTGTACATGAAAGGTTCGCCGAAACTGCCAAGCTGCGGTTTCTCTGCACAAGCGGTACAGGCTCTGTCTGCCTGTGGTGAGCGCTTCGCGTATGTTGATATCCTGCAAAACCCGGATATTCGTGCCGAGTTGCCAAAATATGCCAACTGGCCGACCTTCCCACAGTTGTGGGTTGATGGCGAGCTGGTCGGTGGTTGCGACATCATCGTCGAGATGTTCCAGCGTGGTGAACTTCAGCCGCTGATTAAAGAAACTGCTGAGAAGTATAAAGAAGCAGAATAA
- the purR gene encoding HTH-type transcriptional repressor PurR has product MATIKDVAKRAGVSTTTVSHVINKTRFVAEETRNAVWEAIKELHYSPSAVARSLKVNHTKTLGLLATSSEAPYFAEIIEAVENHCFDRGYTLILGNAHNDLQKQRAYLSMMAQKRVDGLLVMCSEYPDDLLTMLEENRNIPMVVMDWGASRGDFTDTVQDNAFQGGYLAGRYLIERGHRDIGAIPGQMERNTGGGRHAGFMQALNEAGITVRPEWIVQGDFEPESGYQAMQQILNQKQRPTAVFCGGDIMAMGAICAADEMGLRVPQDISVIGYDNVRNARYFTPALTTVHQPKAQLGEKALEMLLDRITSKREEPQTIEVQPTLIERRSVADGPFRDYRR; this is encoded by the coding sequence ATGGCAACAATTAAAGATGTGGCGAAACGCGCCGGTGTCTCCACCACCACGGTTTCGCATGTCATCAACAAAACGCGTTTTGTCGCGGAAGAGACGCGTAACGCCGTATGGGAAGCGATCAAAGAGCTGCATTACTCGCCCAGCGCCGTGGCGCGCAGCCTGAAAGTCAACCACACCAAAACGCTGGGGCTGCTGGCCACCTCCAGTGAAGCCCCCTATTTTGCCGAGATTATCGAGGCGGTGGAAAATCACTGTTTCGATCGCGGCTACACGCTGATCCTGGGCAATGCGCATAACGACCTGCAAAAACAGCGCGCATATCTGTCGATGATGGCGCAGAAGCGTGTCGATGGCCTGTTGGTGATGTGTTCAGAATACCCTGACGACCTGCTGACCATGCTGGAAGAGAACCGTAATATCCCGATGGTGGTGATGGACTGGGGCGCATCGCGTGGCGATTTTACCGATACGGTGCAGGACAATGCGTTTCAGGGCGGCTATCTCGCCGGGCGTTACCTGATTGAACGCGGTCATCGTGACATTGGTGCCATCCCCGGACAAATGGAGCGCAACACCGGCGGTGGCCGCCATGCCGGTTTCATGCAGGCGCTAAATGAGGCAGGCATCACCGTGCGGCCCGAGTGGATTGTGCAGGGCGATTTTGAACCGGAATCCGGTTATCAGGCGATGCAGCAGATCCTCAATCAGAAGCAACGCCCGACTGCTGTGTTCTGCGGTGGCGATATCATGGCGATGGGCGCGATCTGTGCTGCGGATGAAATGGGTCTGCGGGTCCCGCAGGATATCTCAGTGATCGGCTATGACAACGTGCGCAACGCACGTTATTTCACGCCGGCGCTGACCACCGTTCATCAACCCAAAGCTCAGTTAGGTGAAAAAGCGTTGGAAATGCTGCTGGATCGTATCACCAGCAAACGTGAAGAACCGCAAACCATTGAAGTTCAGCCAACGCTAATTGAACGCCGTTCAGTCGCTGACGGCCCGTTCCGCGACTACCGCCGCTAG
- a CDS encoding MATE family efflux transporter has translation MQKYLTEARQLLALAIPVILAQVAQTAMGFVDTIMAGAVSATDMAAVAVGTSIWLPAILFGHGLLLALTPTVAQLNGSGRRERIAEQVRQGYWLAFFVALLIMVVLWNAGYLIHAMHDIDPLLAAKAEGYLHALLFGAPGYLFFQVARNQCEGLSKTKPGMVLGFLGLLTNIPLNYVFIYGHFGMPALGGVGCGVATASVYWVMFIVMRFWLKRMGSMRDIRMNTAFSTPSRVILSRLFGLGLPVALALFFEVTLFAVVALLVSPLGIVKVAGHQIALNFSSLMFVLPLSLGVATTIRVGYRLGQGSTEQARVAAWTAQGVGISMAALTALFTVTFRHHIAALYTANPEVITLAAQLMLLAAIYQFSDSIQVIGSGILRGYKDTRSIFFITLVAYWVLGLPVGYILALTDLVVPRLGPAGFWCGFIVGLTSAAVMMLWRIRRLQRLPAQVILTRAAR, from the coding sequence GTGCAGAAGTATTTAACAGAAGCGCGTCAATTGCTGGCCCTTGCGATCCCGGTCATCCTTGCTCAGGTTGCTCAGACCGCAATGGGTTTCGTGGATACCATTATGGCCGGTGCGGTAAGCGCCACGGATATGGCCGCCGTTGCGGTGGGCACATCTATCTGGCTCCCCGCCATTCTTTTTGGTCATGGTTTGCTGCTGGCATTGACGCCTACCGTTGCGCAACTCAATGGGTCGGGACGACGTGAGCGCATCGCGGAACAAGTCCGTCAGGGTTACTGGCTGGCGTTTTTTGTCGCGCTGCTGATCATGGTGGTACTGTGGAACGCAGGCTATCTGATTCATGCCATGCATGATATTGATCCACTGCTGGCCGCCAAAGCCGAAGGCTATCTCCATGCCCTGCTGTTCGGTGCGCCTGGCTACCTGTTTTTTCAGGTGGCGCGTAACCAGTGTGAAGGTTTGTCGAAAACCAAACCCGGTATGGTGCTGGGTTTCCTCGGTTTGTTGACCAATATTCCACTCAACTATGTGTTCATTTATGGTCATTTCGGCATGCCAGCGCTGGGTGGCGTGGGCTGTGGCGTCGCCACCGCCAGCGTCTATTGGGTAATGTTTATCGTAATGCGCTTCTGGCTTAAACGTATGGGCAGCATGCGCGATATCCGTATGAATACCGCCTTCTCCACCCCGTCGCGGGTCATTCTGTCACGCCTGTTTGGCCTTGGTCTGCCGGTCGCACTGGCGCTGTTTTTTGAGGTCACATTGTTTGCCGTGGTCGCGCTGCTGGTTTCGCCACTCGGTATTGTCAAAGTCGCCGGGCATCAGATCGCGTTGAATTTCAGCTCACTGATGTTTGTCCTGCCGCTGTCGCTCGGGGTAGCCACCACCATTCGCGTCGGTTATCGCCTGGGTCAGGGTTCCACAGAACAGGCGCGGGTCGCGGCCTGGACCGCGCAAGGGGTCGGCATCAGTATGGCAGCTCTCACCGCGTTGTTTACCGTGACCTTCCGCCATCATATCGCGGCGCTGTATACCGCGAACCCGGAAGTGATCACCCTGGCGGCGCAACTGATGCTGTTGGCAGCCATCTACCAGTTCTCTGATTCGATTCAGGTGATTGGCAGCGGTATCCTGCGTGGTTATAAAGATACGCGTTCTATCTTCTTTATTACCCTCGTCGCTTACTGGGTACTGGGGCTGCCGGTGGGTTATATTCTGGCGTTGACTGATCTGGTCGTACCAAGACTTGGCCCTGCCGGTTTTTGGTGTGGCTTTATTGTCGGACTGACTTCGGCGGCAGTGATGATGCTATGGCGCATTCGCCGTTTGCAACGCCTCCCTGCGCAGGTGATTCTTACGCGAGCAGCACGCTAA
- a CDS encoding major outer membrane lipoprotein — translation MNRTKLVLGAVILGSTLLAGCSSNAKIDQLSSDVQTLNAKVDQLSNDVNAIRSDVQAAKDDAARANQRLDNQAHSYRK, via the coding sequence ATGAATCGTACTAAACTGGTACTGGGCGCGGTAATCCTGGGTTCAACTCTGCTGGCTGGTTGCTCAAGCAACGCTAAAATCGACCAGCTGTCTTCAGACGTTCAGACTCTGAACGCTAAAGTTGACCAGCTGAGCAACGACGTGAACGCAATCCGTTCTGACGTTCAGGCTGCTAAAGATGACGCAGCTCGTGCTAACCAGCGTCTGGACAACCAGGCTCACTCTTACCGTAAGTAA
- a CDS encoding YnhF family membrane protein, whose protein sequence is MSTDLKLALFTTVGALLMIIVFSFTAILH, encoded by the coding sequence ATGAGTACAGACCTGAAACTGGCGCTGTTTACCACTGTGGGCGCGCTACTAATGATTATCGTGTTCAGCTTCACCGCGATCCTTCATTAA
- a CDS encoding riboflavin synthase produces MFTGIVQGTAEIVAIEEKELFRTHVVKLPEELLPGLALGASVANNGCCLTVTAIDGDQVSFDLIKETLRITNLGELQVGDVVNIERAAKFSDEIGGHLMSGHIMTTAEICKIIQSENNREVWFKLQDPAQMKYILHKGFVGIDGISLTVGDVTRSKFCVHLIPETLERTTLGAKKLGHKVNIEIDPHTQAIVETVERVLAQREAAALAQQQSDESE; encoded by the coding sequence ATGTTTACTGGAATTGTACAAGGTACGGCAGAGATTGTTGCAATCGAAGAAAAAGAGTTGTTTCGCACCCATGTCGTGAAACTGCCGGAAGAGTTATTGCCGGGGCTGGCGCTGGGCGCATCAGTGGCGAATAACGGCTGCTGCCTGACGGTAACAGCGATTGACGGTGACCAGGTGAGCTTTGACTTAATCAAAGAAACCTTACGGATTACCAACCTGGGTGAATTGCAGGTGGGTGATGTGGTGAATATTGAGCGCGCTGCAAAATTCAGCGACGAAATTGGCGGTCATTTAATGTCCGGCCATATTATGACCACCGCAGAAATCTGCAAAATTATTCAGTCAGAAAACAACCGTGAGGTGTGGTTTAAATTACAGGACCCGGCGCAGATGAAATATATTCTGCATAAAGGGTTTGTCGGTATTGATGGTATCAGCCTGACGGTGGGTGATGTGACCAGGAGTAAATTCTGTGTGCACCTGATCCCGGAAACGCTGGAGCGCACCACGCTTGGCGCGAAGAAGTTAGGTCACAAGGTGAATATCGAGATTGATCCGCATACCCAGGCTATTGTCGAAACCGTTGAGCGCGTGTTGGCACAACGTGAAGCAGCCGCTCTGGCGCAGCAGCAGTCCGACGAGAGTGAATAA
- a CDS encoding C40 family peptidase: MRLLITLFMLAFAQLFFNVASASPHAPINASLHNAEKKSAREDERRKRRPVKTSTKKSRLATSVQKLKLKKQPKMETALHKTRSKKALLKSPSKKYGHQRLAKRSAKQDDDRDLTTIKMSNSHRQRYQKARETAMNKLMGQIGKPYQWGGTSPHTGFDCSGLVWYAYKDLVKYKFPRTANEMYHLRDAAPIKRDMLEKGDLVFFRINNRGTADHVGVYLGNGKFIQSPRTGKDIQISALGEDYWLKHYVGARRMMTPKTIR; this comes from the coding sequence ATGCGTTTACTCATTACGCTTTTTATGCTGGCTTTCGCCCAACTGTTTTTTAATGTGGCTTCTGCGTCACCGCATGCGCCCATCAATGCCAGTTTGCATAACGCTGAGAAAAAAAGTGCGCGCGAAGATGAGCGTCGCAAGCGACGTCCGGTAAAAACCAGCACCAAAAAATCCCGTCTTGCTACCAGTGTTCAGAAGCTAAAGCTGAAAAAACAGCCGAAAATGGAAACGGCGCTGCATAAAACCCGCAGCAAGAAAGCCCTGCTGAAATCACCGTCAAAAAAATATGGTCACCAACGTCTGGCAAAGAGAAGCGCGAAGCAGGACGATGACCGCGATTTGACCACCATCAAGATGAGCAATTCTCACCGTCAGCGCTATCAGAAAGCACGCGAAACCGCGATGAACAAGCTGATGGGGCAGATTGGTAAACCATACCAATGGGGTGGCACTTCACCGCATACCGGTTTCGATTGCAGCGGTCTGGTGTGGTACGCCTACAAAGACCTGGTCAAATATAAATTCCCGCGCACCGCCAACGAAATGTATCACCTGCGGGATGCGGCACCGATTAAGCGCGATATGCTGGAGAAAGGGGATTTGGTGTTCTTCCGCATCAATAATCGCGGCACTGCCGATCATGTCGGTGTTTATCTTGGTAATGGCAAATTTATCCAGTCGCCTCGTACCGGTAAAGATATTCAAATCAGTGCATTGGGTGAGGATTACTGGCTGAAACACTACGTCGGGGCACGCCGTATGATGACCCCCAAAACTATCCGCTAA
- the gloA gene encoding lactoylglutathione lyase, with protein sequence MRLLHTMLRVGDLERSIEFYTQVLGMRLLRKSENTEYKYTLAFVGYTEESEGAVIELTYNWGVDSYDLGNAYGHIALGVDDVAATCDQIRHAGGKVTREAGPVKGGTTVIAFVEDPDGYKIELIENKHAGHGIGN encoded by the coding sequence ATGCGTTTACTTCACACCATGTTACGCGTTGGCGATCTGGAACGTTCAATCGAGTTTTATACCCAAGTGCTGGGTATGCGTCTGCTGCGCAAGAGCGAGAACACGGAATACAAATACACGCTGGCATTTGTCGGTTACACCGAAGAGAGCGAAGGTGCGGTGATTGAACTGACCTACAACTGGGGCGTGGATAGCTATGACCTTGGTAACGCCTACGGTCATATTGCGCTGGGCGTTGATGATGTTGCTGCCACCTGTGACCAAATCCGTCATGCCGGTGGCAAAGTGACGCGTGAAGCCGGTCCGGTTAAAGGCGGCACCACGGTTATTGCGTTTGTTGAAGATCCCGATGGTTATAAAATCGAGCTGATCGAAAACAAACATGCCGGACACGGCATCGGCAACTAA
- the punC gene encoding purine nucleoside transporter PunC, producing the protein MLSSKGFLPYLALLSMLGFLATDMYLPAFGAMQQDFATAPGTISASLSLFLGGFACAQVFWGPLSDRFGRKPVLLAGLAIFALGCLGMLWVSDVRLMLALRFVQALGVCAAAVSWQALVVDRYPQNQANKVFATIMPLVALSPALAPLLGAWLMGHFHWRSIFLLLTLITLVLLIGTLRLANPVRADTMRAPQPGWLTLLVSRTYSGNVLIYSACSASFFAWLTGSPFILADAGLSPADIGLSYVPQTIAFLIGGFGCRALLNRFQGKQLLPWLLVIYSLSILSLFAVTQLSAPALWALLLPFCGMALANGAIYPIVVASALLPFPQATGKAASLQNLLQLGLCFVASLVVSAGLQQALHSTSLVMLATVALAWAGFGWQRTANAQSDVAHNSLACEDNH; encoded by the coding sequence ATGTTGTCATCAAAAGGATTTCTGCCTTATCTTGCTTTACTCAGCATGCTGGGCTTTCTTGCTACGGATATGTACCTGCCGGCATTCGGTGCCATGCAGCAGGATTTTGCTACCGCCCCCGGTACCATCAGCGCCAGTCTGAGTCTGTTCCTTGGTGGTTTTGCCTGTGCGCAGGTCTTCTGGGGACCGCTGTCAGATCGCTTCGGACGTAAACCGGTTCTGCTGGCGGGATTAGCGATTTTTGCCCTGGGTTGTCTGGGCATGCTGTGGGTGAGCGACGTCCGTTTGATGCTGGCGCTGCGCTTTGTGCAGGCGCTGGGTGTTTGCGCTGCCGCTGTTAGCTGGCAGGCGCTGGTGGTGGATCGTTATCCGCAAAACCAGGCCAACAAAGTTTTTGCAACCATTATGCCGCTGGTCGCCTTGTCTCCGGCGCTCGCCCCGTTACTCGGTGCCTGGCTGATGGGCCATTTTCACTGGCGTAGTATCTTTCTGCTGCTGACACTGATAACCCTGGTGTTGCTTATTGGCACCCTGCGTCTGGCGAATCCCGTACGAGCCGACACCATGCGAGCGCCGCAGCCTGGCTGGCTGACGCTGCTGGTATCGCGTACTTATAGCGGCAACGTATTGATCTACTCTGCCTGTTCCGCCAGCTTTTTTGCCTGGTTGACCGGCTCGCCCTTTATCCTCGCCGATGCCGGTTTATCACCGGCAGATATTGGCCTGAGTTATGTGCCGCAAACTATCGCCTTCCTGATCGGTGGATTTGGCTGCCGCGCGCTGCTGAATCGTTTTCAGGGGAAACAACTGCTGCCGTGGTTACTGGTGATCTACAGCCTGAGCATTCTTAGCCTGTTTGCGGTTACGCAGCTTTCCGCCCCCGCGCTGTGGGCATTGCTGTTGCCGTTCTGTGGTATGGCGCTGGCAAATGGGGCTATCTATCCGATTGTGGTCGCCAGTGCCCTGCTGCCCTTCCCCCAGGCAACAGGCAAAGCTGCTTCATTGCAAAATTTGCTACAACTCGGATTATGTTTTGTCGCCAGCCTGGTCGTTTCCGCTGGATTACAACAAGCGCTGCATAGCACCAGCCTCGTGATGCTCGCTACCGTTGCACTCGCCTGGGCCGGTTTCGGTTGGCAACGTACGGCAAACGCACAAAGTGATGTTGCTCACAACTCCTTAGCCTGCGAAGATAATCACTGA
- the pykF gene encoding pyruvate kinase PykF, which produces MKKTKIVCTIGPKTESEEMLTQLLEAGMNVMRLNFSHGDYAEHGQRITNMRAVMEKTGRQAAILLDTKGPEIRTMKLEGGNDAPLKAGQTFTFTTDQSVIGNSERVAVTYAGFTEDLKIGNTVLVDDGLIGMEVIEVTENTVVCKVLNNGDLGENKGVNLPGVSIQLPALAEKDKRDLIFGCEQGVDFVAASFIRKRSDVLEIREHLKQHGGEHIQIISKIENQEGLNNFDEILEASDGIMVARGDLGVEIPVEEVIFAQKMMIKKCNKARKVVITATQMLDSMIKNPRPTRAEAGDVANAILDGTDAVMLSGESAKGKYPLESVTIMATICERTDRVMKSRIDSLQDSRKLRITEAVCRGAVETAEKLEAPLIVVATEGGKSAKAIRKYFPDATILALTTNATTARQLILSKGVETHLVKEIASTDDFYRIGKEMALESGYAQKGDVVVMVSGALVPSGTTNTASVHVL; this is translated from the coding sequence ATGAAAAAGACCAAGATCGTTTGTACTATCGGTCCGAAAACCGAATCGGAAGAGATGCTGACTCAACTGCTGGAAGCAGGCATGAATGTCATGCGCCTGAACTTCTCTCACGGGGATTATGCCGAACATGGTCAGCGCATTACCAACATGCGTGCTGTCATGGAAAAAACCGGTCGTCAGGCTGCGATTCTGCTGGACACCAAAGGTCCTGAAATCCGCACCATGAAACTGGAAGGCGGCAATGATGCCCCATTAAAAGCAGGCCAGACCTTTACCTTCACCACTGACCAGTCCGTCATTGGCAACAGCGAGCGCGTCGCCGTCACCTATGCGGGTTTCACTGAAGATCTGAAAATCGGCAACACCGTGCTGGTTGATGATGGCCTGATTGGCATGGAAGTTATCGAAGTCACTGAAAATACTGTGGTATGTAAAGTGCTGAACAACGGTGACCTCGGCGAGAATAAAGGCGTTAACCTGCCAGGTGTCTCCATTCAGCTGCCGGCTCTGGCGGAAAAAGACAAGCGTGACCTGATTTTCGGTTGCGAGCAGGGTGTCGATTTCGTTGCCGCGTCCTTTATCCGTAAACGTTCTGATGTGCTGGAAATTCGCGAGCATCTGAAACAACACGGCGGCGAACACATTCAAATCATCTCTAAAATCGAGAATCAGGAAGGTTTGAACAACTTCGACGAAATTCTCGAAGCGTCTGACGGCATCATGGTGGCCCGTGGCGACCTCGGCGTAGAGATCCCGGTTGAAGAAGTGATCTTCGCGCAGAAGATGATGATCAAGAAGTGCAACAAAGCACGCAAAGTGGTGATTACCGCCACTCAGATGCTGGATTCCATGATCAAAAACCCACGTCCAACCCGTGCTGAAGCTGGCGACGTGGCAAACGCCATCCTCGATGGTACCGATGCGGTGATGCTGTCTGGTGAAAGCGCCAAAGGTAAGTATCCGCTGGAATCGGTCACTATTATGGCGACCATCTGTGAACGTACCGACCGTGTGATGAAATCACGCATTGATTCGCTCCAGGACTCACGCAAACTGCGTATCACGGAAGCCGTGTGCCGTGGTGCCGTTGAGACCGCTGAAAAGCTGGAAGCTCCGCTGATCGTCGTCGCCACTGAAGGCGGCAAATCAGCCAAAGCCATCAGAAAATACTTCCCGGATGCGACCATCCTGGCCTTGACGACCAATGCCACCACCGCACGCCAGTTGATTCTGAGCAAAGGCGTTGAAACCCACCTGGTTAAAGAAATTGCCTCAACTGACGATTTCTATCGTATTGGCAAAGAAATGGCGCTCGAGAGCGGTTATGCGCAAAAAGGCGACGTGGTAGTGATGGTTTCTGGTGCACTGGTTCCAAGTGGCACCACCAACACGGCATCTGTACACGTACTCTGA